In Sphingopyxis sp. 113P3, one DNA window encodes the following:
- the mdh gene encoding malate dehydrogenase: protein MGRKKIALIGAGNIGGTLALLAAQKELGDVVLFDVVEGVPQGKALDLSQVGPIAGFDARITGSNDYKDIAGADVIIVTAGVARKPGMSRDDLLGINLKVMKAVGEGIKANAPDAFVICITNPLDAMVWALREFSGLPHNKVVGMAGVLDSARFSHFIADEFNVSVKDVNTFVLGGHGDTMVPVVRYSTVNGIPVPDLVKMGLSSQEKIDAIVKRTRGGGGEIVALLGTGSAFYAPAASGIAMAEAYLGDQKRILPCAAYVDGEYGVDGLYVGVPVLIGANGVEKVIEIELDEADKAGLKVSVDAVKELLEACKALDTSLA, encoded by the coding sequence ATGGGACGCAAGAAGATCGCTTTGATCGGAGCCGGGAATATCGGCGGAACACTGGCGCTGCTCGCCGCGCAGAAGGAACTCGGCGACGTCGTGCTGTTCGATGTGGTTGAAGGCGTGCCGCAGGGCAAGGCGCTCGACCTCTCGCAGGTCGGCCCGATCGCCGGCTTCGACGCAAGGATCACCGGCTCGAACGATTATAAGGACATCGCCGGCGCCGACGTCATCATCGTCACCGCCGGGGTCGCCCGCAAGCCGGGGATGAGCCGCGACGACCTGCTCGGCATCAACCTCAAGGTGATGAAGGCCGTGGGCGAGGGCATCAAGGCCAACGCTCCTGACGCCTTCGTCATCTGCATCACCAACCCCCTCGATGCCATGGTCTGGGCGCTGCGCGAATTCTCGGGACTCCCGCACAACAAGGTCGTCGGCATGGCCGGCGTGCTCGATTCGGCGCGCTTCAGCCACTTCATCGCGGACGAGTTCAACGTGTCGGTGAAGGATGTGAACACCTTCGTTCTCGGCGGCCACGGCGACACGATGGTTCCCGTCGTCCGCTACTCGACCGTCAACGGTATCCCGGTCCCCGACCTCGTCAAGATGGGCCTCTCGAGCCAGGAAAAGATCGACGCGATCGTCAAGCGCACTCGTGGCGGCGGCGGCGAAATCGTCGCACTGCTCGGTACCGGTTCGGCCTTCTACGCACCTGCTGCATCGGGCATTGCGATGGCAGAGGCCTATCTCGGCGACCAGAAGCGCATCCTGCCCTGCGCCGCCTATGTCGACGGCGAATATGGCGTTGACGGTCTTTATGTTGGCGTTCCTGTCCTGATCGGTGCGAATGGCGTGGAGAAAGTCATCGAGATCGAACTCGACGAGGCCGACAAGGCGGGCCTCAAGGTCTCGGTCGATGCGGTGAAGGAACTGCTCGAGGCGTGCAAGGCGCTCGACACCAGCCTCGCCTGA